In Clostridia bacterium, a genomic segment contains:
- a CDS encoding sigma-E processing peptidase SpoIIGA has product MEVYIEYVIIDNFFITLAVLVIAQKCLHIDIILYRLIIACVFGTVCAVLIPLINIHIALLIVLKAVSGALICLVALRTWSFKKFLRLYATFLGVTFFLGGMAIALLYMLGENIKNILTVNYFNEFPIGVIVSSIILAVFFCQNIFIKIYKTKELKPFVRKLEIIYQGKSVCLNGLIDSGNNLYDPDTNLPVVVVNSKTIYQLMQDEAILDLAKGKKVQFRCAKVIEFGTASDISRMLIIKPDKILIYSGDQVNTIYDVMLGFAKKNIGGQTYEALIHPAIV; this is encoded by the coding sequence ATGGAAGTTTATATTGAGTATGTAATCATTGATAATTTTTTTATTACTTTGGCTGTTTTGGTGATAGCGCAAAAATGTTTACATATAGATATAATTTTATACAGGCTCATAATTGCCTGTGTTTTCGGCACAGTTTGTGCAGTCTTAATTCCTTTAATAAACATCCACATTGCTTTGTTGATTGTTCTAAAAGCCGTAAGCGGAGCGCTTATTTGTCTAGTTGCATTAAGAACATGGAGTTTTAAAAAATTTTTAAGATTATATGCCACGTTCTTAGGCGTTACATTTTTTTTGGGCGGTATGGCTATAGCTTTACTTTATATGCTTGGAGAAAACATAAAGAACATTCTTACGGTCAATTATTTTAATGAGTTTCCGATAGGCGTAATCGTATCATCAATAATATTGGCGGTATTTTTTTGCCAAAACATCTTTATAAAAATATACAAGACCAAAGAACTAAAACCTTTTGTACGCAAACTAGAAATCATATATCAGGGAAAATCTGTTTGTCTAAACGGGCTTATTGACAGCGGCAATAATCTGTATGATCCGGATACTAACCTGCCTGTTGTAGTGGTTAACAGCAAAACAATTTATCAGCTTATGCAGGACGAGGCGATTTTGGATTTGGCAAAAGGCAAAAAAGTTCAGTTCAGATGCGCAAAAGTTATAGAATTTGGCACGGCATCTGATATAAGCAGAATGTTAATTATAAAACCCGACAAAATTTTGATATATTCGGGCGACCAAGTGAATACGATATATGATGTAATGCTTGGATTTGCCAAAAAAAATATAGGCGGACAAACTTATGAAGCGCTTATTCATCCTGCAATAGTATAA
- the sigE gene encoding RNA polymerase sporulation sigma factor SigE yields MLLIKLVAKVIKELFGEEDCQNYLNYIYGSESLPLPMDIEEENAALSRLEAGDKEIKSKLIERNLRLVVYIARKFENTGVEVEDLISVGTIGLIKAVNSFDVSKKIKLATYASRCIENEILMYLRRIVRLKSEISLDEPLNVDWEGNELLLSDILGTESDLVYKNIETSVENDLLWQAIKKLNNREQEIMQLRFGLGGKSEKTQKEVADMLGISQSYISRLEKKIIFRLKKEMSKQAL; encoded by the coding sequence ATGTTATTAATAAAATTGGTTGCAAAGGTCATAAAAGAACTGTTTGGAGAAGAAGATTGTCAAAATTATCTTAATTATATTTATGGCAGTGAATCTTTGCCTTTGCCTATGGATATTGAAGAGGAAAATGCGGCGTTGTCAAGGCTTGAAGCAGGCGACAAAGAAATAAAATCCAAGCTGATAGAAAGAAATCTGAGGCTTGTCGTATATATAGCAAGAAAATTTGAGAATACAGGCGTAGAAGTGGAAGACTTGATAAGCGTAGGCACAATAGGACTTATAAAAGCGGTCAATTCTTTTGATGTAAGCAAAAAAATCAAACTCGCAACTTACGCATCGCGCTGTATAGAAAATGAAATTTTGATGTATTTAAGACGCATAGTCAGATTAAAGAGTGAGATATCATTGGATGAACCGCTCAATGTAGATTGGGAAGGCAATGAGCTTCTTTTGTCAGATATTTTGGGCACAGAATCCGACCTTGTGTATAAAAACATAGAAACATCAGTAGAAAACGACCTGCTATGGCAGGCAATAAAAAAACTCAATAACCGTGAACAAGAGATAATGCAGTTAAGATTTGGCTTGGGAGGAAAAAGTGAAAAAACTCAAAAAGAAGTTGCCGATATGCTGGGTATTTCTCAATCATATATTTCAAGACTGGAAAAGAAAATCATTTTCAGATTAAAAAAAGAAATGTCAAAACAGGCCTTATAA